A window from Kovacikia minuta CCNUW1 encodes these proteins:
- the istB gene encoding IS21-like element helper ATPase IstB → MTNSSSNLQPPSSPHQSLTSVLKRLKLGHFLSDWQAVEHQATQENWSYAQFLLALAEGEANRRDQARIARALKEAQLPYGKSWSNFEFAHVPTLNPAVVMQFAESTTWLQNASNILIFGPSGTGKTHVSSALGRSMIELGKWVKFLPATTLVQQLQQAKLQLQLPAMLVKLDKYDLLIIDDLGYVKKSEAETSVLFELIAHRYERRSLLITANQPFSQWDSIFTDSMMTVAAIDRLIHHATIIEMQTESFRKQTAISRTHST, encoded by the coding sequence ATGACCAACTCTTCCAGCAATCTCCAGCCCCCGTCGAGCCCGCATCAGTCCCTGACGAGCGTGCTCAAACGCCTCAAACTCGGCCACTTCCTGTCCGACTGGCAAGCGGTCGAACATCAAGCCACCCAGGAGAACTGGAGCTACGCTCAATTCCTGTTGGCACTGGCAGAAGGGGAAGCGAACCGGCGCGACCAAGCTCGCATTGCCCGCGCGCTCAAAGAAGCGCAATTGCCCTACGGAAAATCCTGGTCTAATTTTGAGTTTGCTCATGTCCCCACGCTCAATCCAGCGGTGGTGATGCAATTTGCCGAATCGACGACTTGGTTACAGAATGCCTCGAATATTTTGATATTTGGACCCAGTGGAACCGGGAAAACGCACGTCAGTTCTGCATTGGGGCGCTCGATGATAGAACTAGGCAAGTGGGTCAAGTTTCTGCCTGCAACCACTTTGGTGCAGCAACTTCAGCAAGCCAAGCTGCAATTACAATTGCCCGCAATGCTGGTCAAACTCGATAAGTACGATCTGCTCATCATTGATGACTTAGGCTATGTCAAAAAATCAGAGGCAGAAACCTCTGTCTTGTTTGAACTGATTGCCCATCGCTATGAGCGGCGTAGTCTCCTGATTACGGCAAATCAGCCGTTTAGTCAGTGGGATAGCATCTTTACCGATTCGATGATGACCGTCGCTGCTATAGATCGCTTAATTCATCACGCGACCATTATCGAGATGCAAACCGAGAGTTTTCGCAAACAAACCGCAATTTCACGCACCCACTCAACTTAA
- a CDS encoding IS630 family transposase (programmed frameshift), whose amino-acid sequence MPAPLRIHLTAEEDRTLTELRLAQNLPQRTRDRAHMLRLNAQGWNVPAIADVFECHPHTVRATLRRWEEKGLGGLWEAPGRGAKPKWHASDLDYLTECLEHEPRTYNSLQLAKKLKQERSVDLSSDRLRRLLKKNYRWKRTRQSHRKKQDPLQKARKQADLETLELAAQAGHIELKYLDEAGFCLWSPVSYSYSRVGVQKRMEQTLKRYGNRISILGLWQPGERFEYALVQGGFKGKSYIKVMDWMADKAAQTLAQTGRITVVVQDNGSLHTSQLVRQQWSRWQEQGLFFFFLPPYCSEMNPIETQWHQLKCHETSSD is encoded by the exons ATGCCCGCCCCTTTACGCATTCATTTGACCGCTGAGGAAGACCGAACCTTAACAGAACTGCGACTGGCTCAGAACCTGCCCCAGCGCACTCGTGACCGCGCCCACATGTTGCGGCTGAACGCTCAGGGATGGAACGTGCCAGCGATTGCGGACGTGTTCGAGTGCCATCCTCATACGGTCAGAGCGACGCTGCGACGCTGGGAAGAAAAGGGTTTAGGTGGACTCTGGGAAGCTCCAGGACGGGGTGCAAAACCAAAGTGGCACGCCTCAGACTTGGACTATCTGACAGAGTGTTTGGAGCACGAACCCCGAACCTACAACAGTTTGCAATTAGCCAAAAAGCTGAAACAAGAGCGCTCCGTCGATTTAAGTAGTGACCGACTCCGCCGACTCCTC AAAAAAAACTACCGATGGAAACGCACCCGACAGAGTCATCGTAAAAAACAAGACCCCCTGCAAAAGGCGCGCAAGCAGGCAGACTTAGAGACCTTAGAGCTAGCCGCACAAGCGGGGCACATTGAACTCAAGTATCTCGATGAAGCAGGGTTCTGCCTCTGGAGCCCAGTCAGCTACAGCTATAGTCGGGTGGGCGTACAAAAACGGATGGAACAAACACTCAAGCGCTATGGCAACCGGATTAGCATTTTGGGTCTGTGGCAACCGGGAGAGCGGTTTGAGTATGCCTTAGTGCAAGGCGGATTCAAGGGCAAAAGCTACATTAAGGTGATGGATTGGATGGCAGACAAAGCCGCTCAAACCTTGGCACAAACAGGTCGCATCACAGTAGTAGTGCAGGATAATGGCTCTCTCCATACCAGTCAACTGGTGCGGCAACAGTGGTCACGGTGGCAGGAGCAAGGATTATTCTTTTTCTTTTTGCCGCCCTACTGTTCAGAGATGAATCCGATTGAAACCCAGTGGCATCAACTGAAATGTCATGAGACTAGTTCTGACTGA
- a CDS encoding IS5 family transposase, with amino-acid sequence MAYSSSLTDAEWEILEPLLPQILPKKKRTRPCDWTKREIIDGILYQLKNGCNWEDLPKDLPPYSTVYWHYKQWREAGVIEKLMGVLHGQVREQVKKKPKWTRLIIIDSQAVKNTCNASVDSKGFCFYKATNGIKRHLAVDTLGFPFFTHCTKADVSDDLGLLEMLTLNIDYFKSKPVNIPKITILLDHGYHIDALIEALEQVYPQIMTKIRFERSTKPSKQEKAAQGKSGFVPAVARWVIERSNAWMERCKSLVKNFERTLSHAETKINLCFVRLMLKRLAATS; translated from the coding sequence ATGGCATATTCGAGCAGTCTCACTGATGCAGAATGGGAAATTCTTGAACCGCTGTTGCCTCAGATATTACCCAAGAAGAAACGGACCCGACCCTGCGATTGGACGAAGCGGGAGATCATTGATGGCATCCTTTATCAACTCAAGAACGGTTGCAATTGGGAAGACTTACCCAAAGACTTACCTCCCTACTCGACGGTGTATTGGCACTACAAGCAGTGGCGGGAAGCTGGGGTGATCGAGAAACTGATGGGAGTATTGCATGGACAGGTGCGGGAACAGGTTAAAAAAAAGCCCAAATGGACGAGGTTAATCATCATTGACTCGCAAGCGGTGAAGAATACTTGCAATGCCAGTGTAGACTCAAAGGGCTTCTGTTTTTACAAAGCGACCAATGGGATTAAAAGGCACCTGGCTGTTGATACGCTTGGGTTTCCCTTTTTCACTCATTGCACAAAAGCTGATGTTTCCGATGATCTGGGATTGCTTGAGATGTTGACGCTCAACATTGACTATTTCAAGTCAAAACCTGTTAACATTCCCAAGATTACCATCTTGCTCGACCACGGCTATCACATTGATGCTTTGATTGAAGCATTGGAGCAGGTTTATCCTCAAATTATGACGAAAATCAGGTTTGAGCGTTCAACCAAACCCTCGAAACAAGAGAAAGCAGCGCAAGGAAAATCTGGATTTGTCCCAGCAGTCGCAAGATGGGTCATCGAACGATCCAATGCTTGGATGGAGCGATGTAAAAGTTTGGTTAAAAACTTTGAGCGCACCCTATCTCATGCGGAAACTAAGATTAACCTCTGCTTTGTCAGGCTAATGCTGAAGCGGCTTGCAGCTACTTCCTGA
- a CDS encoding Mu transposase domain-containing protein translates to MYDDLCHHYRMQPTRNNTSIAHENGSIESPHGHLKNRIEQALLLRGSYEFSSIAEYQALINQAVDRLNAQHTEKIEAEKAYLQPLPQGRVADYEILTARVSCHSTIDVRCVLYTVPARLIGRQLELHLYHDRIVGYLHRQQVVELPRIRTSGTGKRRARCINYRHVAEGLRRKPRAFLYCTWQQDLLPNEQWQHLWQQMKTQFDLDTAAVLMVESLYIAAADDKESQVAEY, encoded by the coding sequence TTGTATGACGATCTGTGCCACCACTATCGGATGCAACCGACGCGAAACAACACCAGCATTGCCCATGAGAATGGGTCGATTGAGTCTCCCCATGGACACTTGAAGAATCGCATTGAGCAAGCCTTGCTGCTGCGCGGGAGTTATGAGTTCAGCAGCATTGCCGAGTATCAAGCCTTGATTAACCAGGCGGTCGATAGACTTAACGCCCAGCACACCGAGAAGATTGAGGCTGAAAAAGCCTATTTGCAACCCTTGCCCCAAGGACGGGTCGCCGATTACGAAATCCTCACCGCCCGTGTGAGTTGCCACAGCACGATTGATGTGCGCTGTGTGTTGTATACCGTGCCTGCCCGACTGATTGGACGGCAACTTGAACTCCATCTATATCATGACCGGATTGTCGGGTATTTACATCGCCAGCAGGTGGTGGAGTTGCCTCGCATTCGAACCAGTGGCACAGGCAAACGACGTGCTCGGTGTATCAACTACCGACATGTGGCTGAAGGACTCAGGCGCAAGCCCCGAGCATTCTTGTACTGCACCTGGCAACAGGACTTACTGCCCAATGAGCAATGGCAACACCTGTGGCAACAGATGAAAACGCAGTTTGACCTCGATACCGCCGCTGTCCTGATGGTTGAAAGCTTGTATATTGCGGCTGCCGATGACAAAGAATCTCAGGTTGCCGAATACTGA
- a CDS encoding Mu transposase C-terminal domain-containing protein translates to MANNTSLEADSDVTQSSPELNQDELLEKDLDDSDETDNATKAAYSSKKKKEPKEKDMKLRLKLIRAICAARDDDTRKQRKKEAAKQLGLSDRSIQREINRYLEKNSEAFASNSRSDKGTPRIDKLYPIPEKFRLEEKYQDFKWSSYIIDTYINRNKGSQRMNQYQVFVRVQKLARLEFGLQDGQYPSKMAVYRVLEPLINQENKTVRHAGQSPHQHHVKTRCGQSIPVRWSQDVWQVDSTRADVLLVDKDGVEIGCPVLTIILDTYSGCVVGFHLGFLGPGSKEVALALRHAILPKNYGSEYNLENEWGIQGKPCVLFTDGGSEHDCEHISQVSEKLDFVHYLRLRPSDGGGIERIFKTLNTEFFSQIPGYKGSNVKDRPKDAEKEACLTLADLEMLLVKYLVDNYNQRQHPKVKTQTRYQRWQATQEDILEFVDERELDICLMKEAHRRVQKYGDVYFKNLIYRGDCLSSYAGEYVTLRYDPRDITTMFAYSYESEDRLGKFIARLHPRDLECERLSLDELEVINAGLREDGKDVTNQTVLSVLREIDYRDSRIAEIQKLNRKQRRRSEHDDFHEIPADSILQDEELPTSEVSLPSDDGSGTSDPSTSGDSSGSDASSSEGMEEESLDLNTESSGSAAEMEVVGPQVKIEIPEVEVFDWDELIQDF, encoded by the coding sequence GTGGCTAATAATACGTCGTTAGAAGCAGATTCAGATGTAACGCAAAGTTCTCCAGAACTGAACCAGGATGAACTGCTTGAAAAGGACCTGGATGATTCTGATGAAACAGACAATGCCACTAAAGCCGCCTATTCCTCCAAGAAAAAGAAGGAACCCAAAGAAAAAGATATGAAGCTCAGGCTCAAATTGATCCGAGCTATATGCGCTGCTAGGGATGATGATACCCGTAAGCAAAGGAAAAAAGAAGCTGCTAAGCAACTTGGTTTAAGTGACCGATCGATTCAAAGGGAAATTAACAGATATCTAGAGAAAAATTCGGAAGCCTTCGCCTCTAACTCAAGATCTGATAAGGGTACTCCTCGAATCGATAAACTATACCCAATTCCTGAAAAGTTCCGTTTGGAGGAAAAATATCAGGACTTTAAATGGTCGAGTTACATCATCGACACTTACATAAACCGAAACAAAGGCTCCCAGAGAATGAATCAATACCAAGTCTTTGTAAGGGTGCAGAAATTAGCCAGATTAGAATTTGGACTTCAAGATGGGCAATACCCAAGCAAGATGGCTGTCTACCGCGTCTTAGAGCCTTTGATTAATCAAGAGAATAAAACGGTAAGACATGCAGGACAGTCTCCACATCAACATCATGTCAAAACTCGTTGTGGACAAAGTATTCCTGTGAGATGGAGCCAAGATGTTTGGCAAGTTGATAGCACGAGAGCAGACGTTTTATTAGTAGATAAGGATGGTGTTGAAATAGGGTGTCCTGTGTTGACAATCATCTTGGATACCTACTCTGGATGTGTGGTTGGGTTCCATCTTGGTTTCTTAGGTCCTGGGTCTAAAGAAGTCGCTCTTGCACTGCGCCACGCGATCCTGCCCAAGAACTATGGTTCAGAGTACAACCTCGAAAATGAATGGGGAATACAGGGAAAACCTTGTGTTCTTTTTACGGATGGAGGCTCGGAGCATGACTGTGAGCATATCTCACAAGTTTCAGAGAAACTGGATTTTGTTCATTACCTTCGTCTCCGCCCCTCAGATGGTGGTGGGATTGAACGAATCTTTAAAACTCTAAACACTGAGTTTTTCTCTCAAATACCAGGGTATAAAGGCTCCAATGTTAAAGACCGCCCTAAAGATGCGGAAAAGGAAGCTTGCCTAACCCTTGCCGATCTTGAAATGCTTCTAGTTAAATATCTCGTTGATAATTACAACCAGAGGCAACATCCAAAAGTAAAAACTCAAACACGCTATCAGCGCTGGCAAGCTACACAAGAAGACATTCTAGAATTTGTCGATGAGCGAGAACTAGATATTTGCTTAATGAAAGAAGCCCATCGTAGGGTTCAGAAATATGGAGATGTTTACTTCAAGAACCTTATATACCGTGGTGATTGCTTAAGTTCCTATGCTGGTGAATACGTGACTCTCCGTTATGATCCCAGAGATATTACTACAATGTTTGCTTACAGCTATGAGTCAGAGGACAGGTTAGGTAAATTTATAGCTCGCCTACATCCTCGTGATTTAGAGTGTGAGCGTCTTTCGTTAGATGAACTTGAAGTAATTAACGCAGGACTGAGGGAGGACGGAAAAGATGTTACGAATCAAACTGTCTTGTCTGTTTTAAGAGAAATTGACTATCGTGATTCTCGTATTGCAGAAATCCAAAAATTAAACAGGAAGCAGCGTAGGAGATCTGAACATGATGATTTCCATGAAATACCAGCAGACAGTATTCTTCAAGATGAAGAACTACCAACTTCAGAAGTTTCACTACCTAGTGATGACGGTAGTGGAACTTCTGACCCTAGTACCTCTGGGGATAGTTCGGGTTCAGACGCAAGTAGCTCAGAAGGAATGGAGGAGGAAAGTTTAGATTTGAATACTGAGAGTTCTGGTAGTGCAGCAGAGATGGAAGTAGTAGGACCTCAAGTTAAGATTGAAATACCTGAAGTGGAAGTTTTTGACTGGGATGAGTTGATTCAAGACTTCTAG
- a CDS encoding TniB family NTP-binding protein has product MTNKDAEVTATDAGMVATNAVKVAEKLGLVKQLSPEKQAEIKRLRKKFYVPLTSVTNLHDWLDTRRWAGESGIVAGDSGVGKTMGSMAYKLRVPVQPQSGKQRHMPVVYWEVTPNCGPKQFHKGLLLAMGNGALQGSTEDLRDRSLDTLGLRRTETLILDEANRLKYETLAELSCIYNTEDLELSIILVGTNRLTTLISRDEQVDSRFGLRYHFGRMSATEFKETVEIWEKQVLKLPQPSGLTSKELLPSLTKAANNSLRALDAILRSAAIEAVIQGSPKITKDILKLATDNREQTVKKRK; this is encoded by the coding sequence ATGACAAATAAAGATGCTGAAGTAACAGCTACAGATGCAGGAATGGTAGCTACAAACGCTGTGAAAGTTGCAGAAAAATTAGGATTAGTCAAGCAACTTTCGCCAGAGAAACAGGCTGAAATTAAGCGGTTGCGTAAGAAATTTTATGTACCACTTACCTCCGTTACCAATCTCCATGATTGGCTGGATACTCGACGTTGGGCGGGGGAATCTGGAATTGTCGCAGGTGATTCTGGAGTTGGCAAAACTATGGGTTCTATGGCATATAAGCTTCGTGTTCCAGTGCAACCTCAATCCGGTAAACAACGACACATGCCTGTTGTCTATTGGGAAGTAACTCCTAATTGTGGTCCAAAGCAATTTCACAAAGGATTGCTGCTGGCTATGGGCAATGGTGCATTGCAAGGTTCAACCGAGGACTTGCGAGACCGATCGCTCGACACACTTGGATTGCGCCGTACCGAAACACTGATTTTGGATGAGGCCAATCGCTTGAAGTACGAAACTTTAGCTGAACTCAGCTGCATCTACAACACCGAGGATCTCGAACTGTCCATTATTCTCGTAGGTACTAATAGATTGACTACCCTCATCTCTAGAGATGAACAAGTGGATAGCAGATTTGGATTGCGCTACCATTTTGGCAGAATGAGCGCTACAGAGTTTAAAGAAACGGTGGAAATTTGGGAGAAGCAGGTATTGAAACTTCCACAACCATCAGGATTGACATCAAAGGAATTGCTTCCATCTTTGACTAAGGCTGCTAACAATAGTTTGCGCGCACTTGATGCCATTCTGCGGAGTGCTGCAATTGAGGCTGTAATTCAAGGTTCACCCAAAATTACTAAGGACATACTTAAGCTAGCAACAGACAATCGTGAACAAACAGTTAAGAAAAGAAAATAG
- a CDS encoding transposase → MLNLERIFRDDRLLRAMTGLNRKAFENLLPSFNEAYQQSRSNPEVVRKRAPGGGRKATLRTSRDKLFYILLYCKCYPTFDLMSVLFDFDRSCAWDWVHGLLPVLEQALGHKQVLPERKVRSMEEFLERFPEVKEVIFDGTERPVQRPKDPDKQKEHYSGKKKRHTRKHITGSTRKKRVILLTKARAGKIHDKRQLDEEDLVGNIPDEVVIEGDLGFQGLQNEFDNVHLPHKKPRGKELSEQQKQENREFSRQRVACEHAHAGIKRYRSVTDVYRNRVPDFDDRLMLNAAGLWNLYLDAA, encoded by the coding sequence ATGCTGAACTTAGAACGCATTTTTCGGGATGACCGTTTGTTGCGGGCAATGACAGGACTCAATCGCAAAGCATTTGAGAACCTATTGCCTAGTTTCAATGAGGCTTACCAGCAAAGTCGGAGTAACCCCGAAGTTGTGCGTAAACGTGCCCCTGGAGGAGGGCGAAAAGCAACCTTACGAACCAGTCGCGACAAGTTGTTTTACATTTTGTTGTACTGCAAATGCTATCCCACCTTCGACTTAATGAGTGTGTTGTTTGACTTTGACCGTTCCTGTGCATGGGACTGGGTCCATGGTCTGCTCCCGGTTTTGGAGCAGGCATTAGGGCACAAGCAGGTGCTTCCCGAGCGTAAGGTGCGGAGCATGGAAGAATTTCTAGAACGCTTTCCAGAGGTGAAAGAAGTAATTTTCGACGGGACGGAGCGTCCCGTGCAACGTCCCAAAGACCCCGACAAACAAAAAGAGCATTACTCTGGCAAAAAGAAACGCCATACCCGTAAGCACATCACAGGCAGTACGCGAAAAAAGCGAGTTATCCTCTTGACGAAGGCGAGAGCTGGCAAAATTCATGACAAACGACAATTAGACGAAGAAGACTTGGTCGGCAACATTCCCGATGAAGTCGTGATCGAAGGAGATTTGGGCTTTCAAGGATTACAGAATGAGTTTGATAACGTTCATTTGCCGCACAAGAAACCCAGGGGGAAGGAATTAAGCGAACAACAGAAGCAGGAGAACCGAGAGTTCAGTCGTCAACGGGTTGCCTGTGAACATGCCCATGCAGGCATCAAGCGGTATCGTTCGGTGACAGATGTATACCGCAATCGTGTGCCTGATTTCGATGACCGCTTAATGCTGAATGCAGCAGGTTTGTGGAACTTGTATCTGGATGCAGCCTAA
- a CDS encoding ISKra4 family transposase (programmed frameshift), producing the protein MDAEKLQQIQAHARAIAALLYDETAPEQLTTLEGIEAAVRGHVLEQVSPEIGKFFITRASGPSSGRSRQLKSILGSISLTENQAKVLNVKERTQLSPYLEKCCLILSANVSYERSAQDIPILTGMKVSRGTQQRLVHRQCFELPRIETAVEEMSIDGGKVRIRTPKGEICRWQDYKAVNLHGHCCEAFLQDNEQLVQWVNEQPLNTPVTCLGDGHDGIWNLFAGIAEVSQRREILDWFHLVENLYKVGGSLQRLATVESLLWQGNVDGAIEQFTGWQHEQVDNFIAYLTKHRHRIVNYSYYQAEGISIGSGTIESTVKQISARIKLTGAQWKADNVPQVLLHRCAYLNGQLSL; encoded by the exons ATGGATGCTGAGAAACTTCAACAAATTCAAGCTCACGCTCGTGCGATAGCGGCATTGCTCTACGATGAAACTGCCCCAGAGCAATTAACCACCCTTGAAGGCATCGAAGCGGCAGTAAGAGGACATGTCCTGGAGCAGGTCAGTCCAGAAATCGGTA AATTTTTTATCACAAGGGCAAGCGGTCCTAGCAGCGGACGAAGTCGGCAACTCAAAAGCATCCTTGGCAGCATCAGCCTCACCGAAAACCAAGCGAAAGTCTTGAACGTGAAAGAGCGCACTCAGTTAAGTCCTTACTTGGAGAAATGCTGCTTGATTTTGAGTGCGAATGTGTCCTATGAGCGATCTGCTCAAGATATTCCGATTCTAACGGGAATGAAGGTTTCCAGAGGGACACAGCAACGGTTAGTGCATCGGCAGTGCTTCGAGTTGCCACGAATTGAAACCGCAGTGGAGGAAATGAGTATTGATGGCGGCAAGGTGCGGATTCGTACTCCAAAAGGAGAGATTTGTAGATGGCAGGATTACAAAGCTGTGAATCTGCATGGACATTGCTGTGAGGCATTTTTGCAAGACAATGAGCAATTAGTCCAATGGGTCAACGAACAACCGCTGAACACTCCGGTCACTTGTCTCGGTGATGGTCATGATGGGATTTGGAACTTGTTTGCAGGGATTGCTGAAGTCAGCCAACGACGTGAGATTTTAGATTGGTTTCATCTGGTCGAAAATCTGTACAAAGTCGGTGGTTCACTGCAACGATTAGCCACTGTGGAAAGCTTGTTGTGGCAGGGTAACGTAGATGGCGCAATTGAGCAATTCACGGGTTGGCAGCATGAACAGGTTGACAACTTCATCGCCTATCTCACCAAACATCGTCATCGCATTGTCAACTATAGTTACTACCAAGCCGAAGGCATTTCAATTGGGTCGGGCACGATTGAATCGACGGTGAAGCAGATCAGCGCACGTATCAAACTGACCGGGGCACAGTGGAAAGCGGACAATGTGCCGCAAGTGTTGCTGCACCGTTGCGCTTATCTCAATGGGCAACTCTCACTCTAA
- a CDS encoding TniQ family protein, translating to MPKPKVEQPQLQLEYVEPLEDESLPSYFHRFRHEKGNRLSTPSWLTQEAGIGPVLARWERFQYNPYPNRKELKAVGSLIGISPKRLAEMLPPESEEVVQNTIRFCAACYLKNPCHQMKWQLRSTEGCDQHQLRLLSKCPGTGCRKKFSIQSILTNDFCEKCGMPYKRMVKYQKAY from the coding sequence ATGCCTAAACCTAAAGTAGAACAACCTCAACTTCAACTAGAATACGTTGAACCTCTAGAAGATGAGAGTTTACCCAGTTACTTTCATCGATTTCGACATGAGAAAGGAAACAGGCTTTCGACACCAAGTTGGCTAACCCAGGAGGCAGGTATTGGACCAGTACTTGCAAGATGGGAAAGGTTCCAATACAATCCTTACCCAAATCGAAAAGAACTGAAAGCTGTAGGTTCTTTAATTGGAATCAGTCCCAAGAGGTTAGCTGAAATGTTACCTCCTGAAAGTGAAGAGGTTGTTCAAAACACAATTCGCTTTTGTGCAGCTTGTTACCTCAAAAATCCATGCCATCAAATGAAGTGGCAACTTCGATCAACGGAAGGATGCGATCAGCATCAGCTTCGACTGCTTTCAAAATGTCCTGGAACAGGGTGCCGAAAAAAGTTTTCTATACAGTCTATTTTGACAAATGATTTTTGTGAGAAGTGTGGAATGCCTTACAAGCGAATGGTTAAGTACCAAAAAGCTTATTAG
- a CDS encoding Mu transposase C-terminal domain-containing protein yields the protein MELKIRFFDDDRFNLKNVDWKLLSKLPGYLSKKRQNQSESSPQNLRTFTPEELNQQLQRFITDYWEKESSLKTTEQGQSQRWEPSSRKQSIGLNETSDLYRLPVRTRTLFKHRLLVLNHQHYRGEDKLENYIGNLVNVRFDPNDSSVVYVFVQEGDREVFVGNAFLV from the coding sequence ATGGAGCTAAAAATAAGATTTTTTGATGATGACAGGTTTAATCTTAAGAATGTTGATTGGAAATTGCTTTCAAAACTACCTGGATATTTAAGCAAAAAACGCCAGAACCAATCTGAATCGTCCCCTCAAAATTTAAGAACCTTCACTCCAGAGGAATTGAACCAACAGCTTCAGCGTTTTATCACAGATTACTGGGAAAAGGAATCAAGTCTGAAGACGACTGAGCAAGGGCAATCTCAACGATGGGAGCCAAGTTCTCGGAAGCAATCTATAGGGCTGAACGAAACCTCTGATTTGTATCGACTACCAGTTCGTACTCGTACGCTCTTTAAACATCGACTGCTGGTACTCAACCATCAACATTATAGGGGAGAGGACAAGCTAGAAAACTACATCGGAAACCTGGTTAATGTTCGGTTTGATCCCAACGATTCTTCTGTTGTCTATGTGTTTGTTCAGGAGGGCGATCGCGAGGTTTTTGTAGGGAACGCATTTCTCGTCTAA
- a CDS encoding transposase: MTIAQREQQIHRVKAVSFQPELDEALEQALREAVISAVKITLESALKEELKAELAKMGDDRPRRSGYFQRRLDTQYGQVKDLRVPKLRERNPEREWQILQRYQRGLGNLLNWLCCLYVMGLSLRDLQEALYFLIGHVLSRSAVNQVTLQIQQHLDTRRLAPIGKTPAILIVDGVWVEIQYTREAFKLDRAGHLRQSRQAEERVILAVLAVWEDGSYEILHYEIASDEGEAEWEALFEHLIARGLQADAVKLVVSDGSLGLPKALKKTLPQAQQQRCITHKIRGIERYLSYEDLPKTDEQEQPLKREDAKRQRRFEIASEAYQIYNAETLEQARQRLEQFITKWETQEPKAIQVFQRDLELTLTFYQFAPNLHRHIRTTNHLERLFREFRTKSDEIGAFPHETSCLTVFFLVIERDHAKHDRKTVAKNS; this comes from the coding sequence ATGACCATAGCCCAACGAGAACAACAAATCCATCGAGTCAAAGCCGTCAGTTTTCAACCTGAACTGGATGAGGCGTTAGAACAGGCCCTCAGAGAGGCCGTCATCAGTGCCGTCAAAATCACCTTGGAGAGCGCACTGAAAGAGGAACTCAAGGCAGAACTAGCCAAAATGGGAGACGATCGACCTCGACGTTCCGGGTATTTTCAACGGAGACTCGATACCCAGTATGGCCAGGTGAAGGATTTGCGAGTTCCGAAATTACGAGAACGCAACCCAGAACGAGAGTGGCAGATTCTCCAACGTTACCAACGGGGCTTAGGCAACCTGCTCAACTGGTTGTGTTGTTTGTATGTGATGGGACTGTCGTTGAGAGATTTGCAAGAGGCGCTATATTTTCTCATAGGACATGTGCTTTCCCGCAGTGCTGTGAACCAAGTCACCCTCCAGATTCAGCAACACTTAGACACTCGTCGCTTAGCCCCGATTGGCAAAACCCCTGCGATATTAATCGTCGATGGGGTGTGGGTAGAGATTCAATATACCCGAGAAGCGTTTAAGCTAGACCGGGCAGGACATCTGCGACAAAGTCGGCAGGCCGAAGAACGGGTAATTTTGGCAGTTCTAGCCGTCTGGGAGGATGGGTCTTATGAAATCCTGCATTATGAGATTGCCTCCGACGAAGGAGAAGCAGAGTGGGAGGCCTTGTTTGAGCATTTAATCGCCCGAGGACTGCAAGCCGATGCGGTGAAATTAGTGGTCAGTGATGGCAGTTTGGGATTGCCCAAGGCGTTGAAAAAGACCTTGCCCCAGGCCCAACAGCAACGCTGTATCACGCACAAAATCCGAGGGATTGAGCGCTATTTGAGTTATGAGGATTTGCCGAAAACCGATGAGCAGGAACAACCCCTGAAGCGGGAAGATGCCAAACGGCAGCGTCGATTTGAAATTGCCTCTGAGGCTTATCAAATCTACAATGCAGAGACTTTGGAGCAGGCAAGGCAACGGTTAGAGCAATTCATCACCAAATGGGAAACACAAGAACCCAAAGCCATCCAAGTCTTTCAACGCGATCTAGAGTTGACCCTGACTTTCTATCAATTTGCACCAAACCTGCATCGGCATATTCGCACCACTAATCATTTGGAGCGGCTATTTCGAGAATTTCGCACCAAGTCAGATGAAATTGGGGCATTCCCGCATGAAACGAGTTGCCTCACTGTCTTTTTCCTCGTGATTGAGCGTGATCATGCCAAACATGACCGTAAAACCGTGGCGAAAAATTCGTGA